From Mytilus edulis chromosome 9, xbMytEdul2.2, whole genome shotgun sequence, the proteins below share one genomic window:
- the LOC139487950 gene encoding phosphatidylinositol N-acetylglucosaminyltransferase subunit Q-like isoform X2, which translates to MELKDCFSINKENNVWTVFIPYQFLSLPSCQLNGKVHRNCHRIYVLSVGMLDNNLDAQVVGEWTCDISQPIRYLNKISSENIWISVYKLDTGQLDCILISGKSRTCVDCILFNPQNILESYFLQSSDMIQDENNMIQDENNMIQPLVSYSTVICDNENQQHSASSQIINYLNNINMSSIFLQVLTVLYSLLTVLIDNRFTRTGLLKSITEIPSFCQHLILKKKKLYSAKTSKNKLFETQNVVSQTVLDVLLGILVMIFLTQNGWIDSITTHFFLWTEKVASELDILLNWLMGAPAGLKLNKPLTEFLGHFFMYHIYLWKGYLHLLKPPVFNTLLWCSSCVGVLGLSAQICLLKDIISTTTLHIYCYYVYAARLYRLQVYVLSALWRLFRGKKWNVLRRRVDSASFDVDQLFVGTLLFTIFLFLLPTTALYYTVFTLLRMVVLLFQGFLSTVVYIINHVPMYSIFS; encoded by the exons ATGGAATTGAAAGACTGTTTTTCaattaataaagaaaacaatGTTTGGACCGTGTTTATTCCATATCAGTTTCTCAGTCTTCCAAGCTGTCAGTTGAATGGCAAAGTTCACAGAAATTGTCATAGAATATATGTGCTATCTGTAGGAATGTTAGATAACAATTTAGATGCACAAGTTGTTGGAGAATGGACATGTGACATTTCACAACCAATcagatatttaaacaaaatatcaagtgAAAATATATGGATATCTGTATACAAGCTTGATACAGGACAACTGGATTGTATACTAATATCTGGAAAGAGCAGAACATGTGTAGACTGTATACTATTTAATCCTCAAAATATTTTAGAGTCTTACTTTTTACAATCATCAGATATGATTCAGGATGAAAACAACATGATTCAGGATGAAAACAACATGATTCAGCCTCTTGTTAGTTATTCTACTGTTATATGTGATAATGAAAACCAACAACATTCAGCTTCTAGTCAGATTATTAATTATctgaacaacatcaacatgtcTAGCATATTTCTACAAGTTTTAACAGTTTTGTATTCTCTCCTTACAGTATTAATAGATAATAG ATTTACAAGGACAGGATTATTAAAAAGTATCACTGAAATCCCATCTTTTTGTCAgcatttaattttaaagaaaaaaaaactatactctGCAAAAACATCAAAGAACAAACTATTTGA AACCCAAAATGTAGTAAGTCAGACAGTATTAGATGTGTTATTAGGCATCTTAGTTATGATATTTCTCACCCAGAATGGTTGGATAGACAGCATTACCACTCACTTTTTTTTATGGACAGAG aaaGTAGCCAGTGAGTTAGACATACTGTTGAACTGGTTGATGGGAGCACCTGCTGGTCTCAAACTAAATAAACCTTTAACAGAATTCCTGGGTCATTTCTTTATGTACCACATCTACTTATGGAAAG GATATCTACATTTATTGAAGCCGCCAGTATTCAATACTTTATTGTGGTGCTCTTCCTGTGTTGGTGTACTTGGTCTGTCTGCACAAATTTGTCTTTTAAAGGACATTATCTCCACAACTACTCTACACATTTACTGCTATTATGTGTACGCTGCTAG GTTATACAGATTGCAAGTGTATGTGTTATCTGCCTTGTGGAGGTTATTTAGAGGGAAGAAATGGAATGTATTACGTCGACGTGTAGACTCAGCATCATTTGATGTAGATCAGCTGTTTGTAGGAACATTGTTATttacaattttcttatttctattgcCAACAACAGCActgtattatacagttttcaccTTG TTAAGAATGGTGGTTTTACTGTTTCAAGGTTTCCTGTCCACAGTTGTTTACATTATCAACCATGTACCAAtgtattctatttttagctaA
- the LOC139487950 gene encoding phosphatidylinositol N-acetylglucosaminyltransferase subunit Q-like isoform X1 has product MELKDCFSINKENNVWTVFIPYQFLSLPSCQLNGKVHRNCHRIYVLSVGMLDNNLDAQVVGEWTCDISQPIRYLNKISSENIWISVYKLDTGQLDCILISGKSRTCVDCILFNPQNILESYFLQSSDMIQDENNMIQDENNMIQPLVSYSTVICDNENQQHSASSQIINYLNNINMSSIFLQVLTVLYSLLTVLIDNRFTRTGLLKSITEIPSFCQHLILKKKKLYSAKTSKNKLFETQNVVSQTVLDVLLGILVMIFLTQNGWIDSITTHFFLWTEKVASELDILLNWLMGAPAGLKLNKPLTEFLGHFFMYHIYLWKGYLHLLKPPVFNTLLWCSSCVGVLGLSAQICLLKDIISTTTLHIYCYYVYAARLYRLQVYVLSALWRLFRGKKWNVLRRRVDSASFDVDQLFVGTLLFTIFLFLLPTTALYYTVFTLLRMVVLLFQGFLSTVVYIINHVPMYSILLWVIGSNKVSGEISLEVVLSDKMTDCQVFSLQVHKVPLRKIMKMSSSNQIDSMSQPLLSWQHFLLNLMKGHLVYPWIDLHKQL; this is encoded by the exons ATGGAATTGAAAGACTGTTTTTCaattaataaagaaaacaatGTTTGGACCGTGTTTATTCCATATCAGTTTCTCAGTCTTCCAAGCTGTCAGTTGAATGGCAAAGTTCACAGAAATTGTCATAGAATATATGTGCTATCTGTAGGAATGTTAGATAACAATTTAGATGCACAAGTTGTTGGAGAATGGACATGTGACATTTCACAACCAATcagatatttaaacaaaatatcaagtgAAAATATATGGATATCTGTATACAAGCTTGATACAGGACAACTGGATTGTATACTAATATCTGGAAAGAGCAGAACATGTGTAGACTGTATACTATTTAATCCTCAAAATATTTTAGAGTCTTACTTTTTACAATCATCAGATATGATTCAGGATGAAAACAACATGATTCAGGATGAAAACAACATGATTCAGCCTCTTGTTAGTTATTCTACTGTTATATGTGATAATGAAAACCAACAACATTCAGCTTCTAGTCAGATTATTAATTATctgaacaacatcaacatgtcTAGCATATTTCTACAAGTTTTAACAGTTTTGTATTCTCTCCTTACAGTATTAATAGATAATAG ATTTACAAGGACAGGATTATTAAAAAGTATCACTGAAATCCCATCTTTTTGTCAgcatttaattttaaagaaaaaaaaactatactctGCAAAAACATCAAAGAACAAACTATTTGA AACCCAAAATGTAGTAAGTCAGACAGTATTAGATGTGTTATTAGGCATCTTAGTTATGATATTTCTCACCCAGAATGGTTGGATAGACAGCATTACCACTCACTTTTTTTTATGGACAGAG aaaGTAGCCAGTGAGTTAGACATACTGTTGAACTGGTTGATGGGAGCACCTGCTGGTCTCAAACTAAATAAACCTTTAACAGAATTCCTGGGTCATTTCTTTATGTACCACATCTACTTATGGAAAG GATATCTACATTTATTGAAGCCGCCAGTATTCAATACTTTATTGTGGTGCTCTTCCTGTGTTGGTGTACTTGGTCTGTCTGCACAAATTTGTCTTTTAAAGGACATTATCTCCACAACTACTCTACACATTTACTGCTATTATGTGTACGCTGCTAG GTTATACAGATTGCAAGTGTATGTGTTATCTGCCTTGTGGAGGTTATTTAGAGGGAAGAAATGGAATGTATTACGTCGACGTGTAGACTCAGCATCATTTGATGTAGATCAGCTGTTTGTAGGAACATTGTTATttacaattttcttatttctattgcCAACAACAGCActgtattatacagttttcaccTTG ctaAGAATGGTGGTTTTACTGTTTCAAGGTTTTCTGTCCACAGTTGTTTACATTATCAACCATGTACCAATGTATTCTATTCTACTATGGGTCATTGGTTCTAATAAAGTTTCAG GAGAAATATCATTGGAAGTTGTACTTTCAGATAAAATGACAGACTGCCAAGTATTTTCACTACAG GTTCACAAAGTTCCTCTTAGAAAGATAATGAAAATGTCATCATCCAATCAAATTGATTCAATGTCACAACCGTTATTGTCATGGCAACACTTCCTGCTGAATTTAATGAAAGGACATCTTGTGTATCCATGGATAGATCTTCATAAACAATTATAA
- the LOC139487950 gene encoding phosphatidylinositol N-acetylglucosaminyltransferase subunit Q-like isoform X3, with product MELKDCFSINKENNVWTVFIPYQFLSLPSCQLNGKVHRNCHRIYVLSVGMLDNNLDAQVVGEWTCDISQPIRYLNKISSENIWISVYKLDTGQLDCILISGKSRTCVDCILFNPQNILESYFLQSSDMIQDENNMIQDENNMIQPLVSYSTVICDNENQQHSASSQIINYLNNINMSSIFLQVLTVLYSLLTVLIDNRFTRTGLLKSITEIPSFCQHLILKKKKLYSAKTSKNKLFETQNVVSQTVLDVLLGILVMIFLTQNGWIDSITTHFFLWTEKVASELDILLNWLMGAPAGLKLNKPLTEFLGHFFMYHIYLWKGYLHLLKPPVFNTLLWCSSCVGVLGLSAQICLLKDIISTTTLHIYCYYVYAARLYRLQVYVLSALWRLFRGKKWNVLRRRVDSASFDVDQLFVGTLLFTIFLFLLPTTALYYTVFTLLRMVVLRFQGFLSTVVYIINHVPMYSIFS from the exons ATGGAATTGAAAGACTGTTTTTCaattaataaagaaaacaatGTTTGGACCGTGTTTATTCCATATCAGTTTCTCAGTCTTCCAAGCTGTCAGTTGAATGGCAAAGTTCACAGAAATTGTCATAGAATATATGTGCTATCTGTAGGAATGTTAGATAACAATTTAGATGCACAAGTTGTTGGAGAATGGACATGTGACATTTCACAACCAATcagatatttaaacaaaatatcaagtgAAAATATATGGATATCTGTATACAAGCTTGATACAGGACAACTGGATTGTATACTAATATCTGGAAAGAGCAGAACATGTGTAGACTGTATACTATTTAATCCTCAAAATATTTTAGAGTCTTACTTTTTACAATCATCAGATATGATTCAGGATGAAAACAACATGATTCAGGATGAAAACAACATGATTCAGCCTCTTGTTAGTTATTCTACTGTTATATGTGATAATGAAAACCAACAACATTCAGCTTCTAGTCAGATTATTAATTATctgaacaacatcaacatgtcTAGCATATTTCTACAAGTTTTAACAGTTTTGTATTCTCTCCTTACAGTATTAATAGATAATAG ATTTACAAGGACAGGATTATTAAAAAGTATCACTGAAATCCCATCTTTTTGTCAgcatttaattttaaagaaaaaaaaactatactctGCAAAAACATCAAAGAACAAACTATTTGA AACCCAAAATGTAGTAAGTCAGACAGTATTAGATGTGTTATTAGGCATCTTAGTTATGATATTTCTCACCCAGAATGGTTGGATAGACAGCATTACCACTCACTTTTTTTTATGGACAGAG aaaGTAGCCAGTGAGTTAGACATACTGTTGAACTGGTTGATGGGAGCACCTGCTGGTCTCAAACTAAATAAACCTTTAACAGAATTCCTGGGTCATTTCTTTATGTACCACATCTACTTATGGAAAG GATATCTACATTTATTGAAGCCGCCAGTATTCAATACTTTATTGTGGTGCTCTTCCTGTGTTGGTGTACTTGGTCTGTCTGCACAAATTTGTCTTTTAAAGGACATTATCTCCACAACTACTCTACACATTTACTGCTATTATGTGTACGCTGCTAG GTTATACAGATTGCAAGTGTATGTGTTATCTGCCTTGTGGAGGTTATTTAGAGGGAAGAAATGGAATGTATTACGTCGACGTGTAGACTCAGCATCATTTGATGTAGATCAGCTGTTTGTAGGAACATTGTTATttacaattttcttatttctattgcCAACAACAGCActgtattatacagttttcaccTTG TTAAGAATGGTGGTTTTACGGTTTCAAGGTTTCCTGTCCACAGTTGTTTACATAATCAACCATGTACCAATGTATTCTATTTTTAGTTAA